One segment of Methylotuvimicrobium sp. KM2 DNA contains the following:
- the pheA gene encoding prephenate dehydratase — protein sequence MTSITPLADLRARIDAIDEQILQLINQRATCAIEVAKTKMAEGESGCFYRPDRESLVLRRVKALNQGPLADETAMRFFRELMSACLALEKPLDVAFLGPEGTFTQQATIKHFGHAVNAVPATTIAEIFNAVENEHCQFGVVPVENSTEGVVNHTLDRFVSSPLKICGEVELRVHHNLIGNAGSLADIAEVFSHQQSLAQCRQWLDLHLPDAKRTAVNSNGEAARLAAGSKDKAAIAGKFAAELYGLSVIERNIEDESNNTTRFIIIGRQISGPTGKDKTSLLVSTGNQPGALYRVLEPFAHHGIGMMHIESRPSRQGLWDYVFFIDIEGHAEDENVAAALKMLGARVSMLNILGSYPKAVL from the coding sequence ATGACTTCAATTACTCCTCTTGCCGATTTAAGGGCGCGAATCGATGCGATCGACGAACAGATTCTGCAGTTGATCAATCAACGCGCGACTTGCGCCATCGAAGTGGCTAAAACCAAGATGGCGGAAGGCGAGTCGGGATGTTTTTACCGGCCGGATAGGGAGTCATTGGTATTGAGACGGGTTAAGGCGCTCAATCAAGGTCCGCTTGCCGATGAAACCGCGATGCGTTTTTTTAGAGAGTTGATGTCGGCCTGCTTGGCGCTTGAAAAACCGTTGGATGTAGCGTTTTTGGGGCCGGAAGGAACGTTTACTCAACAGGCAACGATTAAGCATTTCGGGCATGCGGTCAATGCAGTGCCCGCTACGACGATCGCTGAAATATTCAATGCGGTCGAAAATGAGCATTGTCAGTTTGGCGTCGTACCGGTCGAAAATTCGACAGAAGGGGTGGTCAATCATACCCTGGATCGATTTGTGAGTTCGCCGCTAAAGATTTGCGGCGAGGTTGAATTACGGGTTCATCACAATCTCATCGGCAATGCCGGGAGTCTTGCGGATATCGCGGAAGTTTTTTCGCACCAGCAATCCTTGGCGCAGTGCCGTCAATGGTTGGATCTGCACTTGCCCGATGCGAAACGCACCGCTGTCAACAGTAATGGTGAGGCGGCTCGCTTGGCTGCCGGTTCCAAAGATAAGGCGGCGATAGCCGGAAAGTTTGCTGCCGAACTTTACGGGCTCTCGGTCATCGAACGCAACATTGAGGATGAGTCGAATAATACCACTCGATTCATCATTATCGGTCGCCAGATTTCAGGGCCGACCGGTAAGGATAAAACCTCGCTGTTGGTGTCGACCGGCAATCAGCCGGGCGCGCTTTATCGAGTCTTGGAGCCGTTCGCGCATCACGGTATCGGCATGATGCACATTGAGTCGAGGCCGTCGCGTCAAGGTCTGTGGGATTATGTGTTCTTTATTGACATCGAGGGTCATGCCGAGGACGAAAATGTCGCGGCGGCGTTAAAAATGCTGGGCGCCCGAGTCAGTATGTTGAATATATTAGGATCGTACCCGAAGGCGGTTCTATAA
- the serC gene encoding 3-phosphoserine/phosphohydroxythreonine transaminase, with amino-acid sequence MARIYNFSAGPSALPEAVLRQARDEMLEWQASGMSVMEMSHRGKYFSTIAEQLEVDLRELMAIPDNYKVLFLQGGATGQFSFIPLNLLRGKTKACYINTGAWSEKAIKDGGRFCEAIVSASSESEKFTTIPDVTGWQMDPNAAYLHYTSNETIHGVEFPFIPDAQGLPLVADMSSNILSRKVDVSQFGLIYAGTQKNMGPAGVTVVIVRDDLIGEADDRLPDVFNYAVQAKNQSMLNTPATYNWYLVGLVLKWLKSIGGVEAIEAVNIRKAASLYDAIDRSSLYSNPVQTEFRSRMNVPFILSDASLDKEFLSQAEANGFAELKGHRSVGGMRASIYNAMPEEGVKALIEFMAEFERTRA; translated from the coding sequence ATGGCCAGAATATATAACTTCAGCGCTGGACCATCGGCATTACCCGAGGCGGTGCTTCGGCAAGCGCGCGATGAAATGCTTGAATGGCAGGCTAGCGGCATGTCGGTGATGGAAATGAGTCATCGAGGCAAGTATTTTTCGACGATTGCCGAACAATTGGAAGTCGATTTGCGCGAATTGATGGCGATTCCCGATAATTATAAAGTCTTGTTTTTACAAGGCGGCGCGACCGGCCAGTTTTCATTCATACCTTTGAACTTATTGCGAGGCAAGACCAAAGCCTGCTACATAAATACCGGGGCCTGGTCCGAGAAAGCGATCAAGGATGGCGGGCGATTCTGCGAGGCGATTGTTTCGGCCAGTTCCGAATCCGAAAAATTCACCACGATTCCCGATGTGACCGGATGGCAAATGGATCCGAATGCGGCATATTTGCACTACACCTCGAACGAAACGATACACGGCGTTGAGTTTCCGTTTATCCCGGATGCACAAGGTCTGCCTTTGGTTGCCGATATGTCGTCGAATATTTTGTCGCGCAAAGTCGATGTAAGCCAATTCGGCTTGATCTATGCCGGAACCCAGAAAAATATGGGACCTGCCGGAGTTACCGTCGTGATCGTACGTGATGATTTGATCGGTGAGGCTGATGATCGATTACCCGATGTATTCAATTACGCGGTACAGGCCAAGAATCAATCGATGCTGAATACACCGGCGACTTACAATTGGTATTTGGTCGGTTTGGTGTTGAAATGGCTCAAATCGATTGGCGGCGTCGAGGCGATAGAAGCCGTCAATATCAGAAAAGCGGCGAGTTTGTACGATGCAATCGATCGTTCTTCGTTATATAGCAATCCGGTGCAAACCGAATTTCGCTCGCGGATGAACGTGCCTTTCATTTTATCCGATGCATCGCTCGATAAAGAATTTCTAAGCCAAGCCGAAGCCAATGGGTTCGCCGAATTAAAAGGACATCGTTCCGTAGGCGGTATGCGTGCGAGTATCTATAATGCAATGCCCGAGGAAGGCGTTAAAGCATTAATTGAATTCATGGCCGAATTCGAAAGAACCCGAGCCTGA
- the gyrA gene encoding DNA gyrase subunit A, whose amino-acid sequence MSDFAKEIIPVNLEDEMRQSYLDYAMSVIVGRALPDVRDGLKPVHRRVLYAMSELGNDWNKAYKKSARVVGDVIGKYHPHGDTAVYDTIVRMAQPFSLRYMLIDGQGNFGSVDGDSPAAMRYTEVRMAKIAHELLADIDKETVDFIANYDESESEPKVLPTRVPTLLINGSSGIAVGMATNIPPHNLTEVVSACLAQIENPEITINELMQFIPGPDFPTAATINGAAGIRSAYATGRGKVYLRARCHFEEIGESGRYAIITTELPYQVNKARLLEKIAEMVKEAKLEGISGLRDESDKDGMRMVIELRRGEVPEVILNNLYKQTQMQTVFGINMVALLGGRPHCMNLKEILTAFIDHRREIVTRRTVYNLRKARDRAHILEGLAIALANIDEMITLIKSAKDSAEAKAGLLSRTWEAGLVNALLDRADADRSRPEDLTPEFGLVDGYYRLSETQASAILDLRLHRLTGLEQEKIVNEYRDLLKLIDEYLEILGSDVRLMEVIKEELEAIKAEYGDERRTEILQDHLDLTDEDLITEEDMVVTVSHEGYVKAQPLDDYKAQRRGGRGKSATATKETDFIDKLIVANTHDTILCFSSLGKVYWLKVYQLPVASRASRGKPFVNLLPLEAGENINALLPVREFSADKFIFMATANGTVKKTPLPEFERQRTNGKIAIDLREEDALVGVAVTDGQQNILLFSTDGKAVCFNEEDVRSMGRTAAGVRGIRLQPGQKVISLIVSAEGTVLTITENGYGKRTHLKEFVRKGRGGQGVISIQTSERNGNVVGAVLVSERDEIMLITNGGTLVRTRVDEISIVGRNTQGVTVIRLDKNEKVVGVDRIEGLAEDEDAGMEAESDLGGEVDNETEIEQDSGEQE is encoded by the coding sequence ATGTCGGACTTCGCTAAAGAAATTATTCCTGTCAATCTCGAAGACGAGATGAGGCAGTCCTATCTCGACTATGCAATGAGCGTGATAGTCGGTCGAGCACTACCCGATGTTCGGGACGGCTTGAAGCCGGTACATCGCCGCGTTCTCTATGCAATGAGCGAACTCGGCAATGATTGGAACAAAGCTTATAAAAAATCAGCGCGTGTTGTCGGTGACGTTATCGGTAAATATCACCCTCATGGCGATACTGCGGTTTACGACACGATCGTTAGGATGGCGCAGCCTTTTTCACTACGTTACATGCTGATTGACGGGCAAGGCAATTTCGGGTCGGTCGACGGTGATTCTCCGGCGGCGATGAGGTATACCGAAGTTCGCATGGCCAAGATTGCGCATGAATTATTGGCCGATATCGATAAAGAAACCGTCGATTTCATAGCGAATTACGACGAATCCGAATCCGAACCCAAAGTCTTGCCGACTCGTGTGCCGACGCTTCTAATCAACGGGTCATCCGGTATCGCGGTCGGCATGGCAACCAATATCCCGCCGCATAACTTAACCGAAGTCGTCAGTGCCTGTCTTGCACAAATTGAAAATCCCGAAATTACGATTAACGAGTTGATGCAATTTATTCCGGGGCCCGATTTTCCGACGGCGGCAACGATCAACGGAGCGGCCGGGATTCGTAGCGCCTATGCCACGGGTCGAGGCAAGGTCTATTTACGCGCTCGCTGTCATTTCGAGGAAATCGGCGAGAGCGGCCGTTATGCGATCATTACGACCGAGTTGCCGTATCAGGTCAATAAGGCCAGGCTGTTGGAAAAAATTGCCGAAATGGTCAAGGAAGCCAAATTGGAGGGAATCTCAGGTCTGCGCGACGAATCCGACAAGGATGGTATGCGTATGGTTATCGAACTTCGGCGCGGCGAAGTTCCCGAAGTGATACTGAATAATCTGTACAAGCAAACGCAAATGCAGACGGTATTCGGTATCAATATGGTTGCGCTTTTAGGCGGCCGTCCTCATTGCATGAATCTAAAAGAGATTCTCACGGCCTTTATCGATCACCGCCGGGAAATCGTTACGCGCAGAACGGTTTATAATTTACGCAAGGCGCGGGATAGGGCTCATATATTAGAAGGCTTGGCGATCGCTTTGGCCAATATTGACGAAATGATCACATTGATTAAATCGGCTAAAGATTCGGCGGAAGCGAAGGCCGGGCTCTTGTCCAGGACTTGGGAAGCCGGCTTGGTCAATGCCTTGCTCGATCGCGCCGATGCCGACCGGTCTAGGCCCGAAGATTTAACGCCCGAATTCGGCTTGGTCGATGGGTACTACCGATTATCCGAAACGCAAGCAAGCGCGATTTTAGATTTGCGCCTGCATCGTCTGACCGGTCTCGAACAGGAAAAAATCGTCAATGAATATAGAGACTTGCTTAAACTCATCGACGAGTACCTGGAAATTCTAGGCAGCGATGTTCGGTTGATGGAGGTTATCAAGGAAGAGCTTGAAGCGATTAAAGCGGAATACGGCGACGAACGGCGCACCGAGATTTTGCAGGATCATCTTGATCTGACCGACGAGGATTTGATTACCGAGGAAGATATGGTCGTGACCGTATCGCACGAAGGTTATGTCAAAGCACAGCCGCTTGATGACTATAAGGCGCAACGGCGAGGCGGTCGCGGCAAATCGGCGACGGCAACGAAAGAAACCGACTTTATCGACAAATTGATCGTTGCTAATACGCACGATACGATTCTCTGTTTCTCGTCGCTAGGTAAGGTCTATTGGCTCAAGGTTTATCAATTGCCGGTCGCGAGCCGCGCCTCGCGAGGCAAGCCTTTCGTCAATTTACTGCCGCTGGAAGCCGGGGAAAATATTAACGCCTTGCTGCCGGTAAGAGAGTTCAGTGCCGATAAGTTCATCTTTATGGCAACCGCGAACGGCACCGTTAAAAAAACGCCGCTCCCCGAATTCGAGCGTCAGCGCACCAACGGTAAAATCGCGATCGATTTGCGCGAAGAAGATGCTTTGGTCGGTGTGGCCGTGACCGACGGTCAACAAAATATTTTACTATTCTCGACCGACGGCAAGGCGGTTTGTTTCAACGAAGAGGACGTCCGCTCAATGGGCCGGACTGCGGCGGGTGTGCGCGGCATTAGACTGCAGCCGGGACAAAAAGTCATTTCGCTGATCGTATCGGCTGAAGGCACCGTATTGACGATCACCGAAAACGGCTACGGTAAACGGACTCATTTGAAAGAATTCGTACGCAAAGGCCGAGGCGGACAGGGCGTGATTTCGATACAAACGTCCGAGCGTAACGGTAATGTCGTCGGGGCGGTATTGGTGTCCGAACGCGATGAAATCATGCTGATTACGAACGGCGGTACCCTAGTCAGAACCCGCGTCGATGAAATATCGATCGTCGGCCGGAATACGCAAGGCGTTACGGTTATTCGCCTCGACAAAAACGAAAAAGTGGTTGGAGTCGATCGAATAGAAGGCTTGGCCGAAGACGAGGACGCAGGAATGGAAGCGGAGTCCGATTTGGGTGGGGAAGTCGATAATGAAACAGAAATAGAGCAGGACTCGGGAGAACAAGAATAA
- the hemN gene encoding oxygen-independent coproporphyrinogen III oxidase translates to MDQSLTFDLDLIHRYDQAGPRYTSYPTALELHEDFGEADYLRHIEQSNRLGGPLSLYFHIPFCDTVCYYCACNKIVTKNRAHAAPYLNDLCREIEMQGSLFDRGRVVDQLHWGGGTPTFLSESQMRQLMVSTRRHFNLRDDDEGQYSIEVDPRETDDRTIAVLRELGFNRISLGLQDFEPDVQKAVNRIQTEQETFAVLEAARNEGFRSTSIDLIYGLPLQTVESFSRTLEKILQVSPERFSVFNYAHLPQRFKTQRQINDADIPTPEVKLAILQMVIQRLTEAGYVYIGMDHFAKPNDELAVAQREGKLYRNFQGYSTHSECDLIGLGVTSIGRVGDAYIQNVKDLDTYRETIEQGRLPVFKGFELSRDDKLRRAVISGLICHFELEFRELEHEFSIDFKTYFEQELIKLQKMAEDGLLTIDTDQILVRPAGRLLIRNICMVFDRYITEKQQFSKVI, encoded by the coding sequence ATGGACCAGTCCTTAACATTCGATCTCGATCTTATTCATCGTTACGATCAGGCCGGGCCTCGATATACGTCTTATCCGACCGCGTTGGAATTACACGAGGATTTCGGCGAAGCGGATTATTTACGCCATATCGAGCAATCGAATAGGCTTGGAGGGCCGCTATCGCTTTATTTTCACATTCCGTTTTGCGATACGGTCTGTTACTACTGCGCGTGCAATAAGATCGTTACCAAAAATCGCGCGCATGCCGCGCCGTATTTGAACGATCTTTGTCGCGAAATCGAAATGCAGGGTTCTTTGTTCGATCGAGGCCGTGTCGTCGATCAATTGCATTGGGGAGGCGGAACTCCGACTTTCTTAAGTGAGAGTCAAATGCGCCAGTTGATGGTGTCGACGCGTCGGCATTTCAATCTGCGCGACGATGACGAAGGGCAGTACTCTATCGAAGTCGATCCTAGAGAAACCGATGATCGGACAATAGCCGTACTGCGGGAATTGGGTTTTAACCGTATTAGCTTGGGTTTGCAGGATTTCGAACCCGATGTGCAAAAAGCGGTCAATCGCATTCAAACCGAACAGGAAACTTTTGCGGTATTGGAGGCGGCGCGCAACGAAGGTTTTCGTTCGACCAGTATCGATTTGATTTACGGGTTGCCGCTACAAACCGTCGAGTCGTTTTCGCGAACATTGGAAAAGATTCTTCAAGTCTCGCCCGAGAGGTTTTCGGTCTTTAATTACGCGCATTTGCCGCAACGTTTCAAAACTCAGCGCCAGATCAATGATGCCGACATACCGACTCCGGAGGTCAAGTTGGCGATTTTGCAAATGGTGATTCAGCGCTTGACCGAAGCCGGTTATGTTTATATCGGCATGGATCATTTCGCGAAACCGAATGATGAATTAGCGGTTGCTCAGCGTGAAGGAAAGCTGTACCGAAATTTTCAGGGTTATTCGACGCATTCCGAATGCGATTTGATTGGTTTGGGTGTTACTTCAATCGGCCGGGTGGGCGATGCCTACATTCAAAATGTAAAAGATCTTGACACTTATCGGGAAACGATAGAGCAGGGACGTTTGCCGGTGTTCAAAGGGTTTGAATTGAGCCGCGACGATAAGCTAAGGAGAGCGGTCATCAGCGGGTTAATCTGTCATTTCGAGCTTGAATTCAGAGAGCTGGAACACGAGTTCTCCATCGATTTCAAGACATACTTCGAGCAGGAATTGATTAAGTTGCAGAAAATGGCCGAAGATGGACTTTTGACGATCGATACCGACCAAATTTTAGTGCGACCTGCCGGGCGTTTGCTTATTCGCAATATCTGTATGGTATTTGATCGCTATATTACTGAAAAACAACAGTTTTCTAAGGTTATTTAA
- the ccmI gene encoding c-type cytochrome biogenesis protein CcmI codes for MTTEFWLTASALIAIAFAFVLPPLWRRPGSIDIETERFNVDIAKQRLLDLKDQRSAGTITADEYEDLYQELQSVLADDLQRESASRQSESSGRWLIALALIVIPLVSVTLYRVLGNADALLPEAEQAAQQIDEINAMVSGLAQRLQNQPDDAEGWLMLGRSYKYMNRYAESAQAFSEAYRLLGDKADVLLQYADALAMANDGRLAGKPAKLVAKALELAPDDSTALWLSGMAKAEAAKYDEALRHWQKLAAQLPKGSEPHREVQGLIAQVMERLGTAPAEQQPAAIAKGLKVNVAISGELQGVVSAADTVFIYAQALQGPPMPLAIVKKQVSDLPVTVVLSDEQAMMPAMKLSNFDRVKISARISKSGQAESRPGDWIGIVESVAPAETEGVTITIDQKVQ; via the coding sequence GTGACGACAGAATTTTGGCTGACCGCAAGCGCTTTGATCGCGATAGCGTTTGCGTTTGTATTACCGCCGTTATGGCGTCGACCGGGTTCAATAGACATCGAAACAGAGCGTTTCAATGTCGATATTGCTAAGCAGCGTCTGCTGGACTTAAAAGATCAGCGCTCGGCCGGAACGATTACGGCGGATGAATACGAAGACTTATACCAAGAATTGCAATCGGTGCTGGCCGATGATTTGCAAAGAGAGTCGGCTTCGCGGCAATCGGAATCTTCCGGTCGGTGGTTGATCGCTCTGGCATTGATCGTTATTCCTTTGGTTTCGGTGACTTTGTATCGTGTATTAGGTAACGCCGATGCTTTGTTGCCGGAAGCGGAACAAGCCGCTCAGCAGATCGATGAGATCAATGCGATGGTTTCGGGGCTGGCTCAGCGTTTGCAGAACCAACCGGACGATGCGGAAGGCTGGTTGATGCTTGGGCGTTCTTACAAATACATGAACCGCTATGCCGAGTCGGCGCAAGCCTTTTCGGAGGCTTATCGTCTGTTAGGTGACAAGGCTGATGTGCTGCTTCAGTATGCCGATGCGTTGGCGATGGCCAATGACGGTCGGTTGGCCGGGAAGCCGGCGAAATTGGTTGCGAAGGCGCTTGAATTGGCGCCGGATGACTCGACGGCATTGTGGTTGTCGGGCATGGCTAAGGCCGAAGCGGCTAAATATGACGAAGCCTTACGGCATTGGCAAAAATTAGCCGCGCAATTACCAAAGGGTTCCGAACCACACCGAGAAGTACAGGGTTTGATTGCGCAAGTCATGGAGAGGCTAGGTACGGCGCCTGCCGAGCAACAGCCGGCAGCTATCGCTAAAGGCCTGAAAGTCAATGTAGCTATCTCCGGCGAATTGCAAGGCGTTGTCTCCGCTGCCGATACCGTATTTATTTATGCTCAGGCATTACAGGGTCCACCGATGCCGCTAGCGATCGTTAAGAAACAAGTGTCTGATTTACCGGTAACAGTTGTGTTGAGCGACGAGCAGGCAATGATGCCGGCGATGAAGTTGTCTAACTTCGATCGCGTTAAAATTAGCGCCCGGATTTCGAAGTCGGGCCAGGCAGAATCTCGTCCAGGCGATTGGATCGGGATCGTGGAAAGCGTTGCACCGGCTGAAACAGAGGGCGTTACTATAACGATCGATCAAAAGGTCCAATAA
- a CDS encoding cytochrome c-type biogenesis protein: MHVTNHSINAIMRIIFFVVFLLWDVQAIAAAVEVKNFDTPEQERVYSSLISELRCLVCQNQTIADSNADLAKDLRAQVYKMLQQGKSRQEIVDFMTQRYGDFVLYNPPMKAKTSLLWLAPLLFLVIGLLVAWTVVRKKRLATHSESAHDSAQSEEIRRLLEQGDDR, encoded by the coding sequence ATGCACGTTACTAATCATTCGATCAATGCAATTATGCGTATTATCTTTTTTGTTGTCTTTTTATTGTGGGACGTTCAGGCCATTGCCGCGGCTGTCGAGGTCAAAAACTTCGATACTCCCGAGCAGGAGCGCGTTTACAGCTCTCTGATTTCTGAGTTACGCTGTCTGGTTTGCCAAAACCAGACTATTGCCGATTCGAACGCCGATTTGGCGAAGGATTTGCGTGCCCAAGTCTACAAAATGCTGCAACAAGGCAAGTCAAGGCAGGAGATTGTCGATTTTATGACTCAGCGTTATGGCGATTTCGTATTGTACAATCCTCCGATGAAGGCTAAGACCAGTTTATTATGGTTGGCGCCGTTATTGTTCTTAGTGATCGGTTTATTGGTTGCTTGGACTGTCGTGCGTAAAAAACGTTTGGCGACTCATTCCGAGTCTGCGCATGATTCCGCGCAATCGGAAGAAATTCGCCGTTTATTGGAACAAGGAGATGATCGGTGA
- a CDS encoding DsbE family thiol:disulfide interchange protein: MLKFLTPLLIFAVLAIFLAIGLNLNPREIPSPFIDKPAPPFTLQTLDDPTRTLSTADLKGQVWLLNVWASWCVSCRAEHPVLNRLAEQKLAVIIGLNYKDEPEDAKNWLARLGNPYDVSVLDMEGLTGIDWGVYGVPETFVIDKRGVVRYKHTGPVTDKDIETTFLPLLNSLQAE, translated from the coding sequence ATGCTTAAATTTTTGACGCCACTTTTAATTTTTGCCGTACTGGCGATTTTTTTGGCGATCGGTTTGAATCTCAATCCGCGTGAAATTCCGTCGCCCTTCATCGATAAGCCGGCCCCGCCTTTTACACTGCAAACTTTGGATGATCCTACTCGTACCTTGAGTACGGCGGATTTGAAGGGGCAAGTTTGGTTACTGAATGTTTGGGCTTCCTGGTGTGTATCTTGCCGTGCCGAACATCCGGTGCTTAATCGGTTGGCGGAGCAAAAATTGGCTGTTATTATTGGCCTCAACTACAAGGATGAACCGGAAGATGCGAAAAACTGGCTGGCCAGATTGGGTAATCCCTATGATGTCAGTGTCTTGGACATGGAAGGATTGACCGGAATCGATTGGGGAGTCTATGGCGTTCCGGAAACGTTTGTAATCGATAAGCGGGGCGTGGTTCGTTACAAACATACAGGGCCTGTGACTGATAAAGATATTGAAACGACATTCTTACCGCTGTTGAATTCTTTGCAGGCTGAATAA
- a CDS encoding heme lyase CcmF/NrfE family subunit, translating into MIPEIGHFSLILALCMAVMLGIVPIVGSFRAIPGWIAVARPAAFGQLFFVGLSYLCLTYAFLTHDFSVAYVANNSNTHLPVLYLVSGVWGAHEGSLLLWALSLTVWTGLVALFSRSIPDATIARVLGVMGLVSIGFLLFLLLTSNPFERMIPAPPEGRDLNPLLQDPGLAIHPPMLYMGYVGFSVAFAFSIAALLEGRLDSAWARWSRPWTNIAWMFLTLGITLGSWWAYYELGWGGWWFWDPVENASFMPWLVGTALIHSLAASEKRGVFKTWTVLLAIFAFSLSLLGTFLVRSGVLTSVHAFASDPARGLFILIFLAIVVGGSLLLYAIRAPAVKSSASFEMISKESALLLNNVLLVVTAASILVGTLYPLFIDALGMGKISVGPPYFNAIFVPLMAPLAVVSGIGVLLRWKKDRFNALALRIRWLMLGCLLLGAALPLLMPYYSWAAAIGLTLALWTTALTGLAFSERLGHKMPDFTALLKVPRAFYGMTLAHLGIAVFIVGITLTSVYSIEKDVRMAPGDKLEMSGYVFEFHGIDVVDGPNYRAQQGHLTVRYDDKTVAKLEPQKRIYRVQQMPMTEAAIDAGLFRDLFVAIGEPLGDSGAWSMRVYYKAFIRWIWIGGVFMALGGLWAVCDRRYRMGNKNQRVSKNA; encoded by the coding sequence ATGATTCCCGAGATAGGGCATTTTTCCTTAATACTGGCTTTGTGCATGGCCGTGATGTTGGGTATTGTCCCGATCGTCGGTAGTTTTCGCGCGATTCCTGGATGGATTGCCGTCGCGCGTCCCGCCGCGTTCGGGCAATTGTTCTTTGTCGGTTTGTCTTATTTATGTCTGACGTATGCGTTTTTGACGCACGATTTCTCGGTTGCCTATGTCGCGAACAATTCGAATACTCATTTGCCGGTACTGTATTTAGTCTCCGGCGTATGGGGCGCGCATGAAGGCTCATTATTGCTTTGGGCATTGAGTTTGACGGTTTGGACCGGTTTGGTCGCACTGTTTAGCCGCAGCATTCCGGACGCGACGATCGCCCGAGTTCTCGGTGTGATGGGCTTGGTCAGTATCGGTTTTTTACTGTTCTTATTACTGACCTCGAATCCGTTCGAGCGCATGATTCCGGCGCCGCCAGAAGGCCGTGATTTGAATCCTCTGTTGCAAGACCCTGGGCTCGCGATTCATCCGCCGATGCTATACATGGGCTATGTCGGCTTTTCGGTGGCGTTTGCATTCTCGATCGCGGCCTTGCTCGAAGGCCGTTTGGACAGCGCCTGGGCGCGTTGGTCCAGACCTTGGACTAATATCGCCTGGATGTTTCTGACCTTGGGAATCACGCTGGGCAGTTGGTGGGCTTATTACGAATTAGGCTGGGGCGGTTGGTGGTTTTGGGATCCGGTCGAGAACGCCTCGTTTATGCCTTGGCTGGTCGGCACGGCGTTGATTCATTCATTGGCGGCCAGTGAAAAACGAGGTGTGTTCAAGACTTGGACCGTGCTGTTGGCGATTTTCGCGTTTTCGTTGAGTCTGTTAGGTACTTTTTTGGTGCGTTCCGGCGTATTGACCTCGGTGCATGCCTTTGCCAGCGATCCGGCCCGCGGCTTGTTCATTCTGATTTTTCTGGCTATTGTCGTCGGCGGATCTTTATTGCTCTATGCGATTAGAGCGCCGGCGGTTAAAAGCAGCGCCAGTTTCGAAATGATTTCGAAAGAATCCGCATTACTGTTGAATAACGTGCTGTTGGTCGTGACTGCGGCCAGCATTTTGGTCGGCACCTTGTATCCTTTGTTTATCGATGCCTTGGGCATGGGCAAGATTTCGGTCGGGCCGCCTTATTTCAATGCGATTTTTGTTCCTTTGATGGCGCCGCTTGCCGTGGTCTCGGGTATCGGCGTTTTGCTACGTTGGAAAAAAGACCGGTTCAACGCGCTCGCGCTACGAATCCGTTGGCTGATGCTGGGCTGCCTGTTGCTCGGCGCGGCATTGCCGTTGTTGATGCCCTATTATTCGTGGGCTGCCGCGATCGGTTTGACGTTGGCGCTGTGGACGACGGCGCTGACCGGACTGGCCTTTTCGGAGCGTCTAGGGCATAAAATGCCTGATTTTACCGCCTTGCTGAAAGTACCGAGAGCCTTTTACGGCATGACCTTGGCGCATTTGGGTATTGCGGTCTTCATTGTCGGGATTACCTTGACCTCGGTTTATAGCATCGAAAAAGACGTCAGAATGGCTCCCGGCGACAAGCTGGAAATGTCCGGTTATGTATTCGAATTTCATGGTATCGATGTGGTTGATGGACCGAATTATCGGGCGCAACAAGGCCACTTGACGGTCAGATATGATGATAAGACGGTGGCTAAACTCGAACCGCAAAAAAGAATTTATCGCGTGCAACAAATGCCGATGACCGAGGCCGCGATCGATGCCGGTTTGTTTCGCGATCTTTTTGTCGCGATCGGCGAACCGTTGGGCGATTCGGGCGCATGGAGCATGCGCGTTTATTATAAAGCCTTTATACGGTGGATATGGATCGGCGGTGTTTTCATGGCATTGGGCGGTCTCTGGGCTGTCTGCGACAGACGTTATCGAATGGGCAATAAAAATCAGCGAGTAAGCAAAAATGCTTAA